The Ornithinimicrobium faecis genome includes a window with the following:
- a CDS encoding DUF2505 domain-containing protein translates to MRIHETVEHDATPQQVFDMICSPEYQELKCARSGALEHEVAIEVEDDARTIVTRRRLPTEGFPDFARKFVGDAVDVVETQVWGLTSDEDGGHTASLHVEIPRTPVSMSGSVFLAAGGAGTEHTVEGELKANVPFIGGKVEAAVAPVLARALRLEAKLSPEWFEQNPA, encoded by the coding sequence ATGAGGATCCACGAGACCGTCGAGCACGACGCGACGCCACAGCAGGTGTTCGACATGATCTGCTCCCCCGAATACCAGGAGCTCAAGTGCGCTCGCAGCGGCGCGCTGGAGCACGAGGTCGCCATCGAGGTCGAGGATGACGCCCGCACGATCGTCACCCGTCGCCGCCTGCCCACCGAGGGGTTCCCTGACTTCGCCCGCAAGTTCGTGGGCGATGCGGTTGATGTCGTGGAGACCCAGGTGTGGGGCCTGACCAGCGACGAGGACGGTGGTCACACGGCCTCGCTCCACGTCGAGATCCCACGGACCCCGGTCAGCATGTCCGGCAGTGTGTTCCTGGCTGCTGGCGGTGCTGGCACCGAGCACACCGTCGAGGGAGAGCTCAAGGCCAACGTCCCGTTCATCGGCGGCAAGGTCGAGGCCGCGGTCGCTCCCGTGCTGGCCCGGGCGCTGCGCCTCGAGGCCAAGCTCTCGCCGGAGTGGTTCGAGCAGAATCCGGCCTGA